One region of Apus apus isolate bApuApu2 chromosome 6, bApuApu2.pri.cur, whole genome shotgun sequence genomic DNA includes:
- the LYPD6B gene encoding ly6/PLAUR domain-containing protein 6B has translation MLTFGSLGRLQCPVQEAGQQKAAFPPAVTLSMLLLFRQPLAAAFLPLLILSGNWVSAENINFYNVRPPLDPTPFPNSFKCFTCDNAVDNYNCNRWAEDRWCPESTQYCLTVHLFTEHGKSTSVTKKCATGEECHFVGCHHHGESGQTECVSCCEGMICNVEIPTNHTNAVFAVLHARRTSDGSRRTVSAAALLAVLVVALS, from the exons ATGCTGACTTTTGGAAGCCTGGGGAGGTTGCAGTGCCCGGTGCAGGAGGCTGGCCAGCAGAAGGCA GCCTTTCCACCTGCAGTGACACTCAgcatgttgttgttgttccgTCAGCCGCTGGCCGCAGCCTTCCTGCCGCTCCTCATCCTCTCAGGAAACTGGGTTTCAGCTGAAAACATCAACTTTTACAACGTGAGACCTCCACTAGACC CCACTCCATTTCCAAACAGCTTCAAGTGCTTCACCTGTGATAATGCAGTGGACAATTACAACTGTAACAGATGGGCTGAAGATAGATGGTGCCCTGAAA GTACCCAGTACTGCTTGACAGTTCATCTCTTCACGGAGCACGGGAAGAGCACGTCGGTCACCAAGAAATGTGCCACGGGAGAAGAATGCCACTTTGTAGGCTGCCACCACCATGGGGAGAGTGGCCAGACA GAGTGTGTTTCCTGCTGTGAAGGCATGATTTGCAACGTGGAGATCCCAACCAACCACACCAACGCGGTGTTTGCTGTGTTGCACGCCCGGAGGACGTCGGACGGCAGCAGGAGGACGGTCAGCGCTGCCGCCCTCCTGGCCGTCCTGGTGGTCGCCTTGTCGTGA